From Chlorocebus sabaeus isolate Y175 chromosome 15, mChlSab1.0.hap1, whole genome shotgun sequence, the proteins below share one genomic window:
- the PLSCR1 gene encoding phospholipid scramblase 1 isoform X1: MDKQNTQMNASHPETNLPAGYPPQYPPTAFQGPPGYNGYPGPQVGYPPPPAGHSGPGPAGFPVPNQPVYNQPGGAAGIPWMPAPPPPLNCPPGLEYLSQIDQILIHQQIELLEILTGFETNNKYEIKNSFGQRVYFAAEDTDCCTRNCCGPSRPFTLRIIDNMGREVITLERPLRCSSCCCPCCLQEIEIQAPPGVPVGYVIQTWHPCLPKFTIQNEKREDVLKISGPCVVCSCCGDVDFEIKSLDEQCVVGKISKHWTGILREAFTDADNFGIQFPLDLDVKMKAVMIGACFLIDFMFFESTGSQEQKSGVW, translated from the exons ATGGACAAACAAa ACACACAGATGAATGCTTCTCACCCTGAAACAAACTTGCCAGCTGGGTATCCTCCTCAGTATCCACCGACAGCATTCCAAG GACCTCCAGGATATAATGGCTACCCTGGGCCCCAGGTTGGCTACCCACCCCCACCAGCTGGCCATTCAGGTCCTGGCCCAGCTGGCTTTCCTGTCCCAAATCAGCCAGTATATAATCAGCCAGGTGGAGCTGCAGGGATACCATGGATGCCAGCACCACCGCCTCCATTAAACTGTCCACCTGGATTAGAATATTTAAGTCAG ATAGATCAGATACTGATTCATCAGCAGATTGAACTTCTGGAAA ttttaacAGGTTTTGAAACTAATAACAAATATGAAATTAAGAACAGCTTTGGACAGAGGGTTTACTTTGCAGCAGAAGATACTGATTGCTGTACCCGAAATTGCTGTGGGCCATCTAGACCTTTTACCCTGAGGATTATTGATAATATGGGTCGAGAAGTCATAACTCTGGAGAGACCACTAAGATGTAGCAGCTGCTGTTGtccctgctgccttcaggag ATAGAAATCCAAGCTCCTCCTGGTGTACCAGTAGGTTATGTTATTCAGACCTGGCACCCATGTCTACCAAAgtttacaattcaaaatgagaaaagagaggaTGTACTAAAAATAAGTGGTCCATGTGTTGTGTGCAGCTGTTGTGGAGATGTTGATTTTGAG atTAAATCTCTTGATGAACAGTGTGTGGTTGGCAAAATTTCCAAGCACTGGACTGGAATTTTGAGAGAGGCATTTACAGACGCAGATAACTTTGGAATCCAGTTCCCTTTAGACCTTGATGTTAAAATGAAAGCTGTAATGATTGgtgcctgtttcctcatt gATTTCATGTTTTTTGAAAGCACTGGCAGCCAGGAACAAAAATCAGGAGTGTGGTAG
- the PLSCR1 gene encoding phospholipid scramblase 1 isoform X2 yields MNASHPETNLPAGYPPQYPPTAFQGPPGYNGYPGPQVGYPPPPAGHSGPGPAGFPVPNQPVYNQPGGAAGIPWMPAPPPPLNCPPGLEYLSQIDQILIHQQIELLEILTGFETNNKYEIKNSFGQRVYFAAEDTDCCTRNCCGPSRPFTLRIIDNMGREVITLERPLRCSSCCCPCCLQEIEIQAPPGVPVGYVIQTWHPCLPKFTIQNEKREDVLKISGPCVVCSCCGDVDFEIKSLDEQCVVGKISKHWTGILREAFTDADNFGIQFPLDLDVKMKAVMIGACFLIDFMFFESTGSQEQKSGVW; encoded by the exons ATGAATGCTTCTCACCCTGAAACAAACTTGCCAGCTGGGTATCCTCCTCAGTATCCACCGACAGCATTCCAAG GACCTCCAGGATATAATGGCTACCCTGGGCCCCAGGTTGGCTACCCACCCCCACCAGCTGGCCATTCAGGTCCTGGCCCAGCTGGCTTTCCTGTCCCAAATCAGCCAGTATATAATCAGCCAGGTGGAGCTGCAGGGATACCATGGATGCCAGCACCACCGCCTCCATTAAACTGTCCACCTGGATTAGAATATTTAAGTCAG ATAGATCAGATACTGATTCATCAGCAGATTGAACTTCTGGAAA ttttaacAGGTTTTGAAACTAATAACAAATATGAAATTAAGAACAGCTTTGGACAGAGGGTTTACTTTGCAGCAGAAGATACTGATTGCTGTACCCGAAATTGCTGTGGGCCATCTAGACCTTTTACCCTGAGGATTATTGATAATATGGGTCGAGAAGTCATAACTCTGGAGAGACCACTAAGATGTAGCAGCTGCTGTTGtccctgctgccttcaggag ATAGAAATCCAAGCTCCTCCTGGTGTACCAGTAGGTTATGTTATTCAGACCTGGCACCCATGTCTACCAAAgtttacaattcaaaatgagaaaagagaggaTGTACTAAAAATAAGTGGTCCATGTGTTGTGTGCAGCTGTTGTGGAGATGTTGATTTTGAG atTAAATCTCTTGATGAACAGTGTGTGGTTGGCAAAATTTCCAAGCACTGGACTGGAATTTTGAGAGAGGCATTTACAGACGCAGATAACTTTGGAATCCAGTTCCCTTTAGACCTTGATGTTAAAATGAAAGCTGTAATGATTGgtgcctgtttcctcatt gATTTCATGTTTTTTGAAAGCACTGGCAGCCAGGAACAAAAATCAGGAGTGTGGTAG